A single window of Mesoplodon densirostris isolate mMesDen1 chromosome 13, mMesDen1 primary haplotype, whole genome shotgun sequence DNA harbors:
- the PLEKHF2 gene encoding pleckstrin homology domain-containing family F member 2: MVDRLANSEANTRRINIVENCFGAAGQPLTIPGRVLIGEGVLTKLCRKKPKARQFFLFNDILVYGNIVIQKKKYNKQHIIPLENVTIDSIKDEGDLRNGWLIKTPTKSFAVYAATATEKSEWMNHINKCVTDLLSKSGKTPSNEHAAVWVPDSEATVCMRCQKAKFTPVNRRHHCRKCGFVVCGPCSEKRFLLPSQSSKPVRICDFCYDLLSAGDMATCQPTRSDSYSQSLKPPLNDVSDDDDDDDSSD; this comes from the coding sequence ATGGTGGATCGCTTGGCAAACAGTGAAGCAAATACTAGACGTATAAATATAGTAGAAAACTGTTTTGGAGCAGCTGGCCAACCCTTAACTATACCTGGACGGGTTCTTATTGGAGAAGGAGTATTGACTAAGTTGTGCAGAAAAAAGCCTAAAGCAAGgcagtttttcttatttaatgaTATTCTTGTATATGGCAATATTGTCatccagaagaaaaaatataacaaacaacATATTATTCCCCTGGAAAATGTCACAATTGATTCTATCAAAGATGAGGGAGACTTGAGGAATGGATGGCTGATCAAGACACCAACTAAATCGTTTGCAGTTTATGCTGCCACTGCCACTGAGAAATCAGAATGGATGAATCACATAAATAAATGTGTTACTGATTTACTCTCCAAAAGTGGGAAGACACCCAGTAATGAACATGCTGCTGTCTGGGTTCCTGACTCTGAGGCAACTGTATGTATGCGTTGTCAGAAAGCAAAATTCACACCTGTTAATCGTCGTCACCACTGCCGCAAATGTGGTTTTGTTGTCTGTGGGCCCTGCTCTGAAAAGAGATTTCTTCTTCCCAGCCAGTCCTCTAAGCCTGTGAGGATTTGTGACTTCTGCTATGACCTGCTTTCTGCTGGGGACATGGCCACGTGCCAGCCTACTAGATCAGACTCTTATAGTCAGTCATTGAAGCCTCCTTTAAATGATGTATCTGACGATGACGACGATGATGATAGCAGTGACTAA